The following are encoded in a window of Candidatus Fluviicola riflensis genomic DNA:
- the hemE gene encoding uroporphyrinogen decarboxylase, with protein sequence MILQNDLILRAAKGEDIERYPVWLMRQAGRILPEYRAVRSKLSGFKELVETPALAAEVTIQPVDLLGVDAAIIFSDILVVPEAMNVPYEMLEAKGPWFNHTIRSEEQAKRVETDFDVEDRLGYVMEAIKLTVKELNGRVPVIGFAGAPWTILCYMVEGHGSKTFSEARKLLYTNPTLAHQLLQDITDVTIRYLKAQVKAGAAMIQVFDSWAGILGTEQYATFSLPYLEQIANAINDVPVTLFSKGAITSIPAIARLNCNTVGLDWNMDVATVRAQIGDNRTLQGNLDPCALYGSHENVAAETIKMLHSFGKNKRHIVNLGHGVYPDVDPEKVKTFIKTVKSYEIN encoded by the coding sequence ATGATTTTACAAAACGACCTTATACTCCGCGCTGCAAAAGGCGAAGATATTGAACGCTACCCGGTTTGGTTAATGCGCCAGGCAGGAAGAATTTTACCCGAATACCGTGCTGTCAGAAGCAAACTTTCAGGATTCAAGGAATTAGTGGAAACACCTGCTTTGGCTGCCGAAGTCACCATTCAACCGGTTGATTTATTAGGTGTGGATGCCGCCATTATCTTTTCGGATATCCTGGTGGTTCCGGAAGCGATGAATGTTCCTTACGAAATGCTGGAAGCAAAAGGACCTTGGTTCAATCATACCATTCGTTCGGAAGAACAAGCCAAACGCGTTGAAACCGACTTTGATGTGGAAGACCGTTTGGGCTACGTAATGGAAGCCATCAAACTGACAGTAAAAGAATTGAACGGCAGGGTTCCGGTAATCGGATTTGCCGGCGCTCCGTGGACGATTCTGTGTTATATGGTCGAGGGACACGGTTCCAAAACATTCAGCGAAGCACGTAAGCTTTTGTACACAAATCCTACTTTGGCACACCAATTGCTTCAGGACATTACGGATGTAACAATTCGCTATTTGAAAGCACAAGTAAAAGCAGGAGCAGCAATGATACAGGTATTCGATTCATGGGCAGGAATTTTGGGGACGGAGCAATATGCGACCTTCTCGCTTCCTTACCTGGAACAAATTGCCAATGCGATCAACGATGTTCCGGTGACACTTTTCTCGAAAGGAGCGATCACTTCCATCCCGGCCATTGCCCGACTGAACTGCAATACCGTAGGTTTGGACTGGAACATGGATGTAGCGACGGTAAGAGCGCAAATCGGAGACAACCGCACATTGCAAGGCAATTTAGATCCTTGCGCTTTGTATGGTTCTCACGAGAATGTTGCTGCCGAAACAATAAAAATGTTACATTCGTTCGGAAAAAACAAACGACATATTGTTAACTTAGGGCACGGCGTTTATCCGGATGTTGATCCGGAAAAAGTAAAAACGTTTATTAAAACTGTAAAATCCTATGAAATCAACTAG
- a CDS encoding ATPase has product MKSEPKKIIGRAHEQQLLAAICANKNSDLLAITGRRRVGKTYLIRTYFQHQLHFEFSGMINANWETQLQNFDYELRKYDKHSKKRTKPSNWLEAFHQLTSYLDSIKTNEKKVVFIDEFPWLDTHKSNFLNAFDWFWNTWAVRKNILVIICGSATSWMIRKIINHRGGLHNRVTKRIHLEPFTLGETEHYLQQHNIRLNRYQITTLYMVFGGVPHYLNEVVPGESAMQTIQRVCFDRKGLLVNEFDNLYRALFIQADNHIEVVKALAKKRIGLSRKELLATSKLKDGGTFSKVLEELEWSGFIESYAPYGKIKKDKLFRLTDEFSLFFLTFMYQKKNVNWQQLAVSPVWKSWSGYTFESICMKHLPQLKKALGIASVYTEYSSFISKGKLSARGTQIDLLIDRNDQVINLCEMKFTDQPFIITKAYATQLREKMAIFINETGAKKAVFPTFITSFGLVTNEHSIGLVQQHVLLDDLFLPA; this is encoded by the coding sequence ATGAAATCAGAACCAAAAAAAATCATTGGACGGGCACACGAGCAACAATTGCTTGCCGCCATTTGTGCCAATAAAAACAGTGATTTACTGGCTATTACAGGGCGACGTCGTGTGGGGAAAACCTACCTCATCAGGACCTACTTCCAGCACCAACTGCACTTTGAGTTTAGTGGTATGATCAATGCAAATTGGGAAACTCAGCTGCAAAACTTTGATTATGAGTTACGCAAGTATGACAAACATTCTAAAAAACGAACAAAACCCTCTAATTGGTTAGAAGCCTTTCATCAACTCACCAGTTACCTTGACTCCATTAAAACCAACGAAAAAAAAGTGGTTTTCATTGATGAATTTCCGTGGTTAGATACACACAAATCGAATTTCCTGAACGCATTCGATTGGTTTTGGAATACATGGGCTGTTCGCAAAAATATACTGGTTATTATCTGCGGCTCAGCTACTTCGTGGATGATTCGAAAAATCATCAATCACAGAGGTGGTTTACACAATCGTGTTACCAAACGTATTCATTTAGAACCATTTACATTAGGTGAAACCGAGCATTATCTCCAACAACACAATATCCGGCTCAATCGCTACCAAATCACTACATTGTATATGGTTTTTGGTGGTGTGCCGCATTATCTGAACGAAGTCGTTCCAGGTGAAAGTGCCATGCAAACCATACAGCGTGTATGTTTCGACAGAAAAGGATTATTGGTAAATGAATTCGACAACCTGTACCGGGCGCTTTTTATTCAAGCCGATAATCACATAGAAGTGGTCAAAGCGCTGGCAAAAAAACGCATCGGGCTTTCAAGAAAAGAATTACTTGCAACAAGCAAGCTCAAAGATGGTGGCACGTTCTCCAAGGTGCTGGAAGAACTGGAGTGGTCGGGCTTCATCGAATCGTATGCTCCGTACGGTAAAATCAAAAAAGACAAATTGTTCCGGCTTACGGATGAGTTTTCCTTGTTTTTCCTGACGTTTATGTACCAGAAAAAGAACGTCAATTGGCAACAACTCGCTGTAAGTCCGGTGTGGAAAAGCTGGAGCGGCTATACCTTTGAATCTATTTGCATGAAACATCTTCCACAGCTGAAGAAAGCCCTTGGAATAGCTTCAGTTTATACCGAATACAGCAGCTTTATCAGCAAAGGAAAACTTTCGGCAAGAGGTACACAAATCGATTTATTAATCGACAGAAATGATCAGGTGATCAATCTGTGTGAAATGAAATTCACCGATCAGCCGTTTATAATTACTAAAGCATACGCGACTCAATTGCGCGAAAAGATGGCCATTTTCATCAATGAAACAGGCGCTAAAAAAGCAGTCTTCCCAACATTTATCACTAGTTTTGGTCTCGTGACCAACGAGCATAGCATCGGTCTGGTGCAGCAACATGTTTTACTCGACGATTTATTCCTCCCGGCATGA
- a CDS encoding arginase gives MSKTIEIIVNTSELTAGTRGASLGPGAIMAAARNQNNPLFGTVPWHSLPDFNHHLDVAITTPFAKRIDGYAEVFAAISDKTTELLKQGKFPLVLAADHGSAAGTIAGIKQAFPNKRLGVIWIDAHGDLHSPYTTPSGNMHGMPLSLSLADDNMEVAHNTLDQHTVSVWNALKNSGGISPKIDANDLVFVAVRDTEAEEEALIERKQIVNHSVEQLRRLGVPAVVAAINEQLNECDAIYISFDVDAMDPELTSFGTGTPVGNGITPEEARELLVSLVVNPKTVCIEFVEVNPCLDNKVNTMAETALSLITAVADTLTH, from the coding sequence ATGTCAAAAACAATTGAGATCATTGTCAACACTTCGGAACTAACGGCAGGAACCCGTGGCGCTTCTTTGGGCCCGGGAGCTATCATGGCTGCTGCCCGCAATCAAAACAACCCGTTGTTCGGAACTGTTCCGTGGCATTCGTTGCCCGATTTCAATCATCACCTGGATGTGGCGATCACAACACCGTTTGCCAAGCGCATCGACGGTTATGCCGAAGTTTTTGCTGCCATCTCCGATAAAACGACCGAATTACTCAAGCAAGGAAAATTCCCATTGGTACTGGCTGCCGATCATGGTTCCGCTGCAGGAACAATTGCCGGAATCAAGCAAGCATTTCCTAACAAACGATTGGGCGTGATCTGGATTGATGCGCATGGAGATCTGCATTCGCCCTACACAACACCATCCGGTAACATGCATGGAATGCCGCTTTCGCTTTCGTTAGCCGACGATAATATGGAAGTCGCACACAATACGCTTGACCAACATACTGTGTCGGTGTGGAACGCACTCAAAAATTCGGGTGGAATAAGTCCAAAAATTGACGCAAACGACCTGGTATTTGTCGCTGTGCGTGATACCGAAGCCGAAGAAGAAGCATTGATCGAACGAAAACAAATTGTGAACCACTCGGTAGAACAACTGAGGCGGTTGGGCGTACCTGCTGTTGTGGCTGCCATCAACGAACAATTAAATGAGTGCGATGCCATTTATATTTCGTTTGATGTAGACGCGATGGACCCGGAACTGACTTCGTTTGGAACCGGAACACCTGTCGGCAACGGCATTACGCCCGAGGAAGCACGCGAACTGTTGGTTTCGCTGGTTGTGAACCCTAAAACAGTCTGCATCGAATTCGTAGAGGTGAATCCTTGCCTCGACAACAAAGTGAATACCATGGCCGAAACCGCGCTTTCGCTCATTACAGCCGTGGCAGACACATTAACACATTAA
- the holA gene encoding DNA polymerase III subunit delta, producing MDYKSIIKDIKNKQFKPIYALHGEEPYFIDAICDAIIENALEEHERDFNQTVFYGRDADPLAVTSEAKGFPMMSERRLVVLREAQDMKDIYALESYCAQPNPSTVFVICHKYKALDGKRKMVKELASTGLVFKSEKVKEYQLNDWISNYVKGIGFDITSKAAALLGEFLGNDLGRIVNELEKLSIVLEKGTRISDIHIEENIGISKDYNNFELTNAIAKRDSLKVFQIAHYFERNPKDHSIIAIISNLFGFYTNLMRIHFLPNKNPDAVATSLRVHPFVAKELMLAANQYPPKILASNVAILHEYDLKAKGVGNSTFSEGELMREMLYKLMN from the coding sequence ATGGATTACAAGTCAATCATCAAGGACATAAAGAATAAGCAGTTTAAGCCGATTTATGCGTTGCACGGCGAAGAACCTTATTTCATTGATGCTATTTGTGATGCCATTATAGAAAACGCGCTGGAAGAACACGAACGCGATTTTAATCAAACGGTGTTTTATGGCCGCGATGCCGATCCGCTGGCAGTAACAAGCGAAGCCAAAGGTTTCCCGATGATGTCGGAAAGACGGTTGGTCGTCCTTCGCGAAGCACAGGATATGAAAGATATCTACGCGCTGGAAAGCTATTGCGCGCAGCCAAATCCATCGACCGTTTTTGTGATTTGCCATAAATACAAAGCCCTCGACGGGAAACGTAAGATGGTCAAGGAACTCGCTTCGACCGGACTCGTGTTTAAATCAGAAAAAGTAAAAGAATACCAACTCAACGATTGGATTTCCAATTACGTAAAAGGAATCGGTTTTGATATTACGTCCAAAGCTGCAGCATTATTGGGTGAATTTCTCGGAAATGATTTAGGCAGAATTGTCAACGAACTGGAAAAATTGAGCATCGTTCTCGAAAAAGGAACGCGCATCAGTGATATTCACATCGAAGAAAACATCGGAATTAGTAAGGATTACAACAATTTTGAGCTCACAAACGCTATTGCCAAGCGCGATTCGCTGAAAGTATTCCAGATTGCCCATTATTTCGAACGCAACCCAAAAGATCATTCTATTATTGCGATCATTTCCAACTTATTCGGATTTTATACCAACCTCATGCGGATTCACTTTTTACCGAATAAAAATCCGGATGCGGTAGCCACAAGTTTGCGTGTTCATCCGTTTGTCGCCAAAGAATTGATGCTGGCAGCCAATCAGTATCCGCCCAAGATTTTAGCGTCGAATGTGGCGATTCTCCACGAATACGACCTGAAAGCAAAAGGTGTGGGAAATTCAACCTTCAGTGAAGGCGAACTGATGCGCGAAATGCTTTATAAACTCATGAATTGA
- a CDS encoding arginine--tRNA ligase, with the protein MEHIIQEAILAKASHIFGKEIEPALIQFQKTKKEFAGDTTLVLFPFLKLAGKSPQEIGNTIGTLLRDELKIITDFSIVGGFLNMVYPENYWLTVLNAINQDERFGMQKPNSKSALMVEYSSPNTNKPLHLGHLRNNFLGYSVAEILKAYGHEVIKTQIINDRGIHICKSMLAWQRFSPLNEKGERETPANTGMKGDKLVGKYYVEFDKRFNEEAKAIMEQWKSGDFSGFSNATVDKYNEFSAALTGKDEKATAAIQDKIKELAKNETTILREAKDMLVRWEGRDPEIYLLWTTMNNWVYEGFNSTYAKMGVDFDRLYYESETFILGKDLVAEGLAKGVFYQKEDTSVWIDLTAEGLDHKLLLRSDGTSVYMTQDVGTAVDRLNDYPNLKGIIYTVGNEQEYHFTVLFHILKKLGYSWAESCYHLSYGMVELPKGMGRMKSREGTVVDADDLMDEIIFAAGEMTAERGHLEGMSEEDKKELYTTIGLGGLKYYLLKVDPKKKLVFNPNESIELNGHTGPFIQYAHARIQSLIAKAGEIGTYNNVALEAIEKDIIKQLADYPKAIEDAAINYAPSLVANYTYELVKLFNQFYQNVNINQESDAEKKAMRLTLSKNVAKVIHSSMHCLGIVVPDKM; encoded by the coding sequence ATGGAACATATCATACAGGAAGCCATTCTAGCCAAGGCTTCTCACATATTCGGGAAAGAAATTGAGCCGGCACTTATTCAATTCCAAAAAACAAAAAAAGAATTTGCCGGGGATACCACATTGGTACTTTTCCCCTTTTTGAAATTAGCAGGTAAATCGCCACAGGAAATTGGAAATACAATCGGCACATTGTTGCGCGATGAATTGAAGATCATCACTGATTTTAGTATCGTAGGTGGATTTTTGAATATGGTTTATCCCGAAAATTACTGGTTAACAGTATTAAACGCCATCAATCAGGACGAACGTTTCGGAATGCAGAAACCCAATTCAAAATCGGCGCTGATGGTGGAATATTCTTCACCTAACACCAACAAACCGCTTCACCTCGGGCATTTACGAAACAATTTCCTGGGCTATTCCGTTGCCGAAATTCTGAAAGCTTACGGACACGAAGTGATCAAAACACAAATCATCAACGACCGTGGAATTCATATTTGCAAAAGCATGCTGGCTTGGCAGCGCTTCTCACCGCTCAATGAAAAAGGAGAACGTGAAACACCAGCAAATACCGGAATGAAAGGCGATAAATTGGTCGGAAAATACTATGTGGAATTCGATAAGCGTTTCAATGAAGAAGCCAAAGCGATCATGGAACAATGGAAATCAGGCGATTTCAGTGGTTTTTCGAACGCAACGGTAGATAAATACAACGAATTCAGCGCTGCTTTGACCGGAAAAGACGAAAAAGCAACGGCTGCCATTCAGGATAAAATAAAGGAACTGGCCAAAAACGAAACTACAATTCTGCGTGAAGCCAAAGACATGTTGGTACGTTGGGAAGGCCGTGATCCGGAAATCTATTTGTTGTGGACCACCATGAACAATTGGGTGTACGAAGGTTTCAATTCCACCTATGCAAAAATGGGCGTTGATTTTGACCGTTTGTATTACGAATCCGAAACTTTTATTTTAGGAAAAGACTTGGTCGCTGAGGGTTTGGCGAAAGGTGTGTTTTATCAAAAAGAAGATACTTCCGTTTGGATTGACCTCACAGCTGAAGGTTTGGACCATAAATTACTGCTGCGTTCAGACGGAACGTCGGTTTACATGACCCAGGATGTAGGGACTGCTGTTGATCGTTTAAATGATTACCCGAATTTGAAAGGAATCATTTATACCGTTGGAAATGAGCAGGAATACCATTTTACAGTCTTGTTTCACATTCTGAAAAAACTCGGTTACAGCTGGGCTGAATCGTGCTATCACCTTTCGTATGGAATGGTGGAATTACCGAAAGGAATGGGCAGAATGAAATCGCGTGAAGGAACGGTAGTAGATGCCGACGACCTGATGGATGAGATCATTTTTGCTGCCGGAGAAATGACGGCTGAGCGTGGTCACCTGGAAGGAATGTCGGAAGAAGACAAAAAAGAATTGTACACCACCATTGGTTTGGGAGGCCTGAAATACTACTTGTTAAAGGTTGATCCGAAAAAGAAACTGGTGTTCAATCCCAACGAATCGATCGAACTCAACGGACATACCGGCCCGTTCATTCAATATGCGCATGCACGAATTCAATCATTGATCGCAAAAGCCGGAGAAATTGGTACTTATAATAATGTAGCGTTGGAGGCTATTGAAAAAGATATCATCAAACAGCTCGCCGATTACCCGAAAGCGATTGAAGATGCGGCGATCAATTATGCACCCTCGCTTGTAGCAAATTATACATACGAGTTGGTGAAACTTTTCAACCAGTTTTACCAGAACGTCAACATTAACCAGGAAAGCGATGCTGAGAAGAAAGCAATGCGTCTGACGCTGAGTAAAAACGTCGCCAAGGTGATTCACAGTTCAATGCACTGTCTCGGAATCGTGGTACCTGATAAAATGTAA
- a CDS encoding peptide chain release factor 3 — MSNQEAIEKRRTFGIISHPDAGKTTLTEKLLLFGGAIQSAGAVKNNKIKKTATSDFMEIEKQRGISVATSVMAFQYSGKQINILDTPGHKDFAEDTFRTLTAVDSVILVIDCANGVEEQTERLMEVCRMRKTPVIIFINKMDREGKDPFELLDELESSLNIHVRPLTWPIGMGDRFQGVYNIYDKNINVFSANKTKIEKDIVSISDLNSPELDEMLGKKPAAELRDELETIEGVYNPFDREDYLAGDVAPVFFGSAVNNFGVQELLDTFVRISPSPRGRDTDAGRMEPDDKKFSGFVFKIHANLDPKHRDRIAFLRIVSGKFERNTFYKHVRLDKKFKFPNPTSFMAQDKSVIDEAFPGDVIGLYDTGNFKIGDTLNEGENFMFKGIPSFSPELFQELENLDPLKSKQLEKGINQLMDEGVAQMFIQQPGNRKIIGTVGQLQFEVIAYRLDHEYGAKCRFVPKGYHKACWITTDNDAQLADFLRAKANYIAKDKDGNYVFLAETSFLLQMAEKDYPDITFHKTSEFKLERV; from the coding sequence ATGAGTAACCAGGAAGCGATTGAAAAGCGCAGAACGTTTGGCATTATTTCTCACCCCGATGCGGGTAAAACGACTTTGACAGAAAAACTGTTGCTGTTTGGTGGTGCCATTCAGTCGGCCGGAGCCGTGAAAAACAATAAGATCAAGAAAACAGCGACTTCGGATTTCATGGAAATTGAAAAACAACGTGGAATCTCGGTTGCGACTTCCGTCATGGCGTTTCAGTATTCAGGAAAACAGATCAATATCCTCGATACGCCCGGCCACAAGGATTTCGCCGAAGATACATTCCGTACTTTGACAGCCGTAGATAGCGTGATCCTCGTGATCGACTGCGCCAACGGTGTGGAGGAACAAACCGAACGATTGATGGAAGTATGCCGCATGCGCAAAACGCCGGTGATTATTTTTATCAACAAAATGGACCGCGAAGGAAAAGATCCGTTTGAATTGCTCGATGAACTGGAATCGTCATTGAACATCCATGTCCGTCCGTTGACCTGGCCTATTGGTATGGGAGACCGCTTCCAGGGCGTATACAATATCTACGATAAAAACATCAACGTTTTTTCGGCCAACAAAACCAAAATCGAAAAAGACATTGTGTCAATTTCCGATTTGAATAGTCCGGAGCTGGATGAGATGCTGGGTAAAAAACCGGCTGCCGAATTACGCGATGAACTCGAAACAATCGAAGGCGTTTACAATCCGTTTGACCGCGAAGATTACCTGGCAGGCGATGTAGCTCCGGTGTTTTTCGGATCGGCGGTCAATAACTTCGGAGTGCAGGAATTACTCGATACATTCGTTCGTATTTCGCCATCACCGCGTGGAAGAGATACCGATGCGGGCCGCATGGAACCGGACGATAAAAAGTTCTCTGGCTTCGTATTTAAAATTCACGCCAACCTCGATCCCAAGCACCGCGACCGTATTGCGTTTTTGCGCATTGTTTCCGGTAAATTTGAACGAAACACGTTTTACAAGCACGTGCGTTTGGACAAGAAATTCAAATTCCCGAATCCAACGTCGTTCATGGCACAGGATAAAAGTGTAATCGACGAAGCTTTCCCGGGCGATGTGATCGGTTTATATGATACCGGAAATTTCAAGATCGGCGATACGTTGAACGAAGGTGAAAACTTTATGTTTAAAGGTATTCCGAGCTTTTCACCGGAATTGTTCCAGGAATTGGAAAACCTTGATCCGTTGAAATCGAAGCAATTGGAAAAAGGCATCAATCAGTTGATGGATGAAGGAGTTGCCCAGATGTTTATTCAGCAGCCCGGTAACCGGAAAATCATTGGAACGGTCGGACAGCTGCAGTTTGAGGTAATTGCTTACCGTTTGGACCATGAATACGGAGCGAAGTGTCGTTTTGTACCGAAAGGTTATCACAAAGCTTGCTGGATTACAACTGATAATGACGCTCAACTGGCTGACTTCCTTCGTGCAAAAGCGAATTATATCGCCAAGGACAAAGACGGAAATTATGTGTTCTTAGCTGAAACGTCGTTCCTGTTGCAAATGGCCGAGAAAGATTACCCGGATATTACGTTCCATAAGACGAGTGAGTTTAAGCTGGAACGGGTTTGA
- a CDS encoding uracil-DNA glycosylase has product MNVQIHESWKEVLQEEFQKDYFQSLKNFLVAEKQQYVICPPGKLIFSAFNFTPFDDVKVVIIGQDPYHGPMQANGLSFSVNNGIASPPSLVNIFKELKEDCGCEIPTSGNLEPWAKQGVFLLNATLTVRQNTAGSHQKKGWEQFTDAAIKALSDKRENLVFLLWGNYAKEKAQLIDSQKHLVLQAAHPSPLARGAFFGSKHFSKTNHYLEQTGKKPIDWCL; this is encoded by the coding sequence ATGAATGTTCAGATACACGAAAGCTGGAAAGAGGTTCTGCAGGAAGAATTTCAAAAGGATTATTTTCAATCACTTAAAAACTTTTTGGTCGCCGAAAAGCAACAGTACGTGATTTGTCCTCCGGGGAAACTGATTTTTTCCGCATTCAATTTTACACCTTTCGATGACGTGAAAGTCGTGATAATCGGTCAGGATCCGTATCATGGGCCTATGCAAGCCAACGGATTGTCTTTTTCAGTGAATAACGGCATAGCTTCGCCTCCAAGCCTTGTGAATATTTTCAAAGAGCTAAAGGAAGATTGCGGTTGTGAAATCCCGACATCCGGGAATCTTGAACCTTGGGCAAAACAGGGCGTTTTCCTGCTGAATGCGACATTAACCGTAAGACAAAATACCGCCGGAAGCCATCAGAAAAAGGGCTGGGAGCAATTTACCGATGCCGCAATAAAAGCGCTTTCTGATAAACGTGAAAACCTGGTATTCCTGCTTTGGGGGAACTATGCCAAAGAAAAAGCGCAATTAATTGATTCACAGAAACATTTGGTATTGCAGGCTGCACACCCATCACCATTGGCGCGCGGAGCTTTTTTCGGAAGTAAACATTTCTCCAAAACCAATCATTACCTGGAACAAACCGGAAAGAAACCAATCGACTGGTGTTTATGA